A part of Oncorhynchus masou masou isolate Uvic2021 chromosome 30, UVic_Omas_1.1, whole genome shotgun sequence genomic DNA contains:
- the LOC135521990 gene encoding small ribosomal subunit protein eS19: MPGVTVKDVNQQEFVRALSAFLKKSGKLKVPDWVDIVKLAKHKELAPSDENWFYTRAASTVRHLYLRGGAGVGSMTKIYGGRQRNGVCPAHFSVGSKNVARKVLQALELLKMVEKNPNGGRRLTAQGTRDLDRIAGQVAAAKLPPKAAPTV; this comes from the exons ATGCCTGGTGTCACAGTGAAAGACGTCAACCAGCAGGAGTTTGTCCGTGCCCTGTCAGCTTTCCTGAAGAA GTCAGGAAAGCTGAAGGTCCCAGATTGGGTGGACATTGTCAAGTTGGCCAAACACAAGGAGCTGGCCCCCAGCGATGAGAACTGGTTCTACACAAGAGCTG CTTCCACAGTGCGCCACCTGTACCTGCGTGGGGGTGCCGGTGTGGGCTCCATGACCAAGATCTATGGTGGTCGCCAGAGGAACGGTGTGTGCCCTGCCCACTTCAGTGTCGGTTCCAAAAACGTGGCCCGCAAGGTGCTGCAGGCCCTCGAGCTTCTCAAGATGGTGGAGAAGAACCCCAACGG TGGTCGCAGACTAACCGCCCAGGGAACCAGAGATCTGGACAGGATTGCTGGCCAG GTTGCAGCTGCGAAGTTGCCCCCCAAGGCTGCCCCCACAGTTTAA